A genomic stretch from Serratia entomophila includes:
- the proB gene encoding glutamate 5-kinase — translation MNGSQTLVVKLGTSVLTGGSLRLNRAHIVELVRQCAQQHAAGHRIVIVTSGAIAAGREHLGYPELPATIASKQLLAAVGQSRLIQLWEQLFSIYGIHVGQMLLTRADLEDRERFLNARDTMTALLDNRIVPVINENDAVATAEIKVGDNDNLSALAAILAGADKLLLLTDQQGLYTADPRNNPQAELIREVHGIDDALRAIAGDSVSGLGTGGMGTKLQAADVACRAGIDVVIAAGSKPGVVADVIEGKPVGTRFHALETPLENRKRWIFGAPPAGEITVDDGAVEAMMARGSSLLPKGIREVKGDFSRGEVIRIRNLAGRDLAHGVSRYNSDAMRMIAGHHSQEISEILGYEYGPVAVHRDDMIVS, via the coding sequence ATGAACGGCAGCCAGACATTGGTTGTGAAATTGGGCACCAGCGTGTTGACCGGCGGATCGTTGCGCCTGAACCGCGCCCACATTGTCGAACTGGTGCGCCAGTGCGCACAACAGCATGCAGCGGGCCACCGCATCGTTATCGTCACCTCCGGCGCGATTGCCGCCGGCCGCGAGCACCTGGGCTACCCCGAGCTTCCCGCCACCATCGCCTCCAAGCAGCTGCTGGCGGCGGTTGGGCAGAGCCGATTGATCCAGCTGTGGGAGCAGCTGTTTTCCATTTACGGCATTCACGTCGGGCAGATGCTGCTGACGCGCGCCGATCTGGAAGACCGCGAACGCTTCCTCAACGCGCGCGACACCATGACGGCATTGCTGGACAACCGCATCGTGCCGGTAATCAATGAGAACGACGCCGTCGCCACCGCGGAAATCAAAGTGGGCGACAATGACAACCTGTCGGCGCTGGCGGCCATTCTGGCCGGGGCCGACAAACTGCTGCTGCTGACCGATCAGCAGGGCCTCTACACCGCCGATCCGCGCAACAACCCGCAGGCCGAACTGATCCGTGAAGTGCACGGCATCGACGACGCGCTGCGCGCCATCGCCGGCGACAGCGTCTCCGGGCTGGGCACCGGCGGCATGGGCACCAAGCTGCAGGCGGCCGACGTGGCCTGCCGCGCCGGCATCGACGTGGTGATCGCCGCCGGCAGCAAGCCGGGCGTGGTGGCGGACGTGATTGAAGGCAAGCCGGTGGGCACCCGCTTCCATGCGCTGGAAACCCCGCTGGAAAACCGCAAGCGCTGGATCTTCGGCGCGCCGCCGGCCGGCGAGATCACCGTCGACGACGGTGCGGTGGAGGCGATGATGGCGCGCGGCAGCTCGCTGCTGCCGAAGGGCATCCGCGAAGTGAAGGGCGACTTCTCGCGCGGCGAAGTGATCCGCATCCGCAACCTGGCGGGGCGCGACCTGGCGCACGGCGTCAGCCGCTATAACAGCGACGCGATGCGCATGATAGCCGGGCACCACTCGCAGGAAATCAGCGAGATCCTCGGTTACGAATACGGTCCGGTGGCAGTGCACCGCGACGACATGATTGTCAGTTAA
- the proA gene encoding glutamate-5-semialdehyde dehydrogenase has translation MLEQMGKAAKQASWQLAVLSTAKKNQVLSVMADMLEANSEAILLANERDMAQARATGMSEALLDRLLLTPARLAAIANDVRQVCRLNDPVGHVLDGSLLDSGLKLERRRVPLGVIGVIYEARPNVTIDVASLCLKTGNAVILRGGKETHHTNQATVKVIQQALEQCGLPAAAVQAIDSPDRALVNELLRLDRYVDMLIPRGGAGLHKLCREQSTIPVITGGIGVCHTYVDDSVDFDKALAVIENAKIQRPSACNSLETLLVNRSIAEQFLPALSARMAAAGVTLHAAENALPLLQDGPATVVPVNAEDYDDEWLSLDLNVLLVDDIDRAIDHIRTHGTSHSDAILTRSLSSAEHFVRAVDSSAVYVNASTRFTDGGQFGLGAEVAVSTQKLHARGPMGLDALTTYKWIGYGDDLVRS, from the coding sequence ATGCTCGAGCAGATGGGGAAGGCCGCCAAGCAGGCCTCCTGGCAACTGGCGGTGCTGAGCACGGCGAAGAAGAACCAGGTGCTGTCGGTGATGGCCGACATGCTGGAAGCCAACAGCGAAGCTATCCTGCTGGCCAACGAACGGGACATGGCGCAGGCGCGCGCCACCGGCATGAGCGAGGCGCTGCTCGATCGCCTGCTGCTGACCCCGGCGCGGCTGGCGGCGATCGCCAACGACGTGCGCCAGGTGTGCCGCCTGAACGATCCGGTCGGCCACGTATTGGACGGCAGCCTGCTGGACAGCGGGCTGAAGCTGGAACGCCGCCGGGTGCCGCTCGGGGTGATCGGCGTGATTTACGAGGCGCGGCCGAACGTCACCATCGACGTCGCCAGCCTGTGTCTGAAGACCGGCAACGCGGTGATCCTGCGCGGCGGTAAGGAAACCCACCACACCAACCAGGCGACGGTGAAAGTGATCCAGCAGGCGCTGGAACAGTGCGGCCTGCCGGCGGCGGCGGTGCAGGCGATCGACAGCCCGGACCGCGCGCTGGTGAACGAACTGCTGCGGCTGGACCGTTACGTCGACATGCTGATCCCGCGCGGCGGCGCCGGCCTGCACAAGCTGTGCCGCGAGCAGTCGACCATTCCGGTGATCACCGGCGGCATCGGCGTTTGCCATACCTATGTGGACGACAGCGTCGATTTCGACAAGGCGCTGGCGGTGATCGAAAACGCCAAAATCCAGCGCCCAAGCGCCTGCAACTCGCTGGAAACGCTGCTGGTGAACCGCAGCATCGCCGAACAGTTTCTGCCGGCGCTGAGCGCGCGCATGGCGGCGGCGGGCGTGACGCTGCACGCGGCCGAAAACGCCTTGCCGCTGCTGCAGGATGGCCCGGCGACGGTAGTGCCGGTGAACGCGGAAGATTACGACGACGAATGGCTTTCGCTGGATCTGAACGTGCTGCTGGTGGATGACATCGATCGGGCCATCGACCACATCCGCACCCACGGCACCAGCCACTCCGATGCGATCCTCACCCGCTCGCTGAGCAGCGCCGAGCACTTCGTGCGTGCGGTGGACTCCTCGGCGGTGTACGTGAACGCCAGCACCCGCTTCACCGACGGCGGCCAGTTCGGCCTGGGCGCCGAAGTGGCGGTGAGCACCCAGAAGCTGCACGCCCGCGGCCCGATGGGCCTGGATGCATTGACCACCTACAAGTGGATCGGTTACGGCGATGATTTGGTGCGCAGCTAA
- a CDS encoding DUF2058 domain-containing protein — MTKLTLQEQMLKAGLVTSKKVAKVQRTAKKSRVQAREAREAVEENKKAQLERDKQLNEQQKQAALSKEYKAQVKQLIEMNRIDISKGDIGFNFTDNNLIKKIVVDKPTQAQLISGRLAIARLVMDNGGESQYAIIPASVADKIAQRDAGSIVLNSALSQEEQDEDDPYADFKVPDDLMW, encoded by the coding sequence ATGACAAAACTCACCTTACAAGAGCAGATGCTAAAAGCGGGTTTAGTGACCAGCAAAAAAGTGGCCAAGGTTCAAAGAACGGCGAAAAAGTCACGCGTCCAGGCGCGTGAGGCCAGAGAGGCGGTGGAAGAAAATAAAAAAGCCCAGCTCGAGCGTGATAAGCAGCTGAACGAGCAGCAAAAACAAGCCGCGTTATCCAAAGAATATAAAGCGCAGGTGAAGCAGCTGATTGAAATGAACAGAATCGACATTTCAAAAGGCGATATTGGTTTTAACTTCACAGACAACAATTTAATTAAAAAAATCGTTGTGGATAAGCCGACGCAGGCCCAGCTGATCAGCGGCCGCCTGGCCATTGCCCGTTTGGTGATGGATAACGGCGGCGAAAGCCAATATGCCATCATCCCGGCGAGCGTCGCCGATAAAATTGCGCAGCGGGATGCGGGCAGTATCGTGTTAAACAGCGCGCTGAGTCAGGAAGAGCAGGATGAAGACGATCCTTATGCCGACTTTAAAGTGCCCGATGATTTGATGTGGTAA
- a CDS encoding RluA family pseudouridine synthase translates to MSTIFDTFIAPPCHDQIEILYQDEHLALINKPAGLLSLSGKNPQNLDSVHHRLVQTFPGCTLVHRLDFGTSGLMVIARNRAINAALCRQFSQRTVTKVYSALLCGHVGDNEGMIDAAIAKDPALFPLMSICALRGKPARSRYRVVERFYHELADGGLLPLTRVRLTPETGRTHQLRIHCQQLGHPIWGCDLYGGRLPPGTERTPRLMLHASELHFVHPISEEWVKAQHASPF, encoded by the coding sequence ATGTCTACGATTTTCGATACCTTTATCGCCCCGCCGTGCCATGACCAGATAGAAATCCTCTATCAGGACGAGCACCTGGCGCTTATCAATAAACCCGCCGGGCTGCTTAGCCTTTCGGGGAAAAATCCGCAAAATCTGGATTCGGTGCATCACCGGCTGGTGCAGACATTCCCCGGCTGCACCCTGGTGCACCGCCTGGATTTCGGCACTTCCGGCCTGATGGTGATTGCCCGCAATAGGGCTATCAATGCCGCCCTTTGCCGGCAGTTCAGCCAACGCACGGTGACCAAAGTGTACAGCGCGCTGCTGTGCGGGCACGTGGGCGACAACGAAGGGATGATAGACGCCGCGATCGCCAAAGACCCGGCGCTGTTTCCGCTGATGTCGATTTGCGCCCTGCGCGGCAAGCCCGCGCGCTCACGCTATCGGGTGGTCGAGCGCTTTTACCATGAACTGGCGGATGGGGGATTACTGCCGTTGACGCGGGTACGGCTAACCCCGGAAACCGGGCGCACGCATCAACTGCGCATCCATTGCCAGCAGCTGGGCCACCCGATTTGGGGCTGTGACCTGTATGGCGGCCGCCTGCCGCCAGGCACCGAACGCACCCCGCGCCTGATGCTGCACGCCAGTGAGCTGCACTTTGTTCACCCCATCAGCGAAGAGTGGGTAAAAGCCCAGCATGCAAGCCCGTTCTGA
- a CDS encoding TM2 domain-containing protein, producing MSRKDKLAAALLAIFLGGLGIHKFYLGMKWWGLFYLVFCWTGIPSVIGFIEGIYYLFLSEDKFNQKYNPGLI from the coding sequence ATGAGCAGAAAAGACAAGCTCGCTGCGGCCCTGTTGGCCATCTTCCTGGGGGGGCTGGGCATTCACAAATTTTATCTGGGCATGAAGTGGTGGGGGCTGTTCTATCTGGTATTCTGCTGGACGGGGATCCCGTCTGTTATCGGCTTTATTGAAGGTATCTACTATCTCTTCCTGTCGGAAGACAAGTTCAACCAGAAATATAATCCTGGGTTGATTTAA
- the cybB gene encoding cytochrome b561 has translation MPMQIRLHWLVAILLVITCTAIELRGFAEPGTALWYTLVVTHFSCGVTVFVLMLARLLLRWRHTAPAITPKPPKWQTGMAHLVHALIYLLLLTLPVLGVYSRYLGGKEWFLFGLPMPFADVADRPQARMIIGWHKTLASFGYWLIGLHAAAALFHHYIVKDNALVRMLPRLKKR, from the coding sequence ATGCCGATGCAGATCCGTCTGCACTGGCTGGTTGCGATCCTGTTGGTCATCACCTGCACCGCCATTGAACTGCGCGGCTTTGCCGAGCCGGGTACCGCGCTGTGGTACACGCTGGTCGTCACCCACTTCAGCTGCGGAGTCACGGTGTTCGTATTGATGCTCGCACGCCTGTTGCTGCGCTGGCGCCACACCGCCCCCGCCATCACGCCCAAACCGCCGAAATGGCAAACCGGCATGGCGCATCTGGTGCATGCCCTCATCTACCTGCTGTTGCTGACGCTGCCGGTGCTGGGCGTGTATTCGCGCTACCTGGGCGGCAAGGAGTGGTTCCTGTTCGGCCTGCCGATGCCCTTTGCCGACGTGGCGGATCGGCCGCAGGCGCGGATGATTATCGGCTGGCACAAGACGCTGGCGTCGTTCGGCTATTGGCTGATTGGCCTGCACGCCGCCGCCGCGCTGTTCCATCATTACATCGTTAAGGACAATGCGCTGGTGCGCATGCTGCCGCGGCTGAAGAAGCGCTGA
- a CDS encoding ABC transporter substrate-binding protein produces the protein MPLKHPTAALLLAGAGMLGAGSALAASDTLVYCTVASPESFNPQLSSSGPTFIATSQVLYNRLVTLRESDKTPAPSLATEWTISPDGKTYTFTLRKGVKFNSNKYFTPTRDFNAEDVVFTVMRQKDANNPYHKVSGGNYEYFTDMGLDKLIDKVEAVDDSHVRFTLSQPNAAFLADWSMDFASILSAEYADAMLKKGTPENVDNWPIGTGPYALQQYKLDSLIRYVANPHYWQGEVASKHLIFSITPDPQTRLAKLKTNECQIIPAPLPEQFDAINADKNLQLHNITGLNVGYLAFNTQKKPFDNLLVRQALSYAVDKKAIVAAVFKDSGTPAYSVLPPGMLGYNGKLPEYGYDPEKARALLKQAGLEKGFETDIWSMPVQRPYNPNSKRIAEMIQSDWAKVGVKAKIVTWEWGQYLAGLRKGEQQSALYGWVSDNGDPDNFATLLSCAGVQSGANVSRWCDKDYDRLIQQAIQVSKPEERAKLYQQAQVIFAQQAPWLPLATGKVFYATRSNLSGYVVDVNGSDFAKAKLN, from the coding sequence ATGCCTTTAAAACACCCTACCGCCGCTTTGCTGTTAGCGGGCGCCGGCATGCTCGGCGCCGGCAGCGCGCTGGCCGCCTCAGACACCCTGGTGTACTGCACCGTGGCTTCGCCGGAGTCGTTCAATCCGCAGCTTTCCAGCTCCGGGCCAACCTTTATCGCCACCTCGCAGGTGCTGTACAACCGCCTGGTGACGCTGCGCGAAAGCGATAAAACTCCGGCGCCTTCGCTGGCCACCGAATGGACCATCAGCCCGGACGGCAAAACCTATACCTTTACGCTGCGCAAAGGGGTGAAATTCAACAGCAACAAATACTTCACCCCGACGCGCGACTTCAACGCCGAAGACGTGGTGTTCACCGTGATGCGCCAGAAAGACGCCAATAACCCGTATCACAAGGTGTCCGGCGGCAACTACGAGTACTTCACCGACATGGGGCTGGACAAGCTGATCGACAAGGTGGAGGCGGTGGATGACAGCCACGTGCGCTTTACCCTGAGCCAGCCCAACGCCGCCTTCCTGGCCGACTGGAGCATGGATTTCGCCTCTATTCTCTCCGCCGAGTACGCCGATGCGATGCTGAAGAAGGGCACGCCGGAAAACGTCGATAACTGGCCGATCGGCACCGGCCCCTATGCCCTGCAACAGTACAAGCTGGACTCGCTGATCCGCTACGTCGCCAATCCGCACTACTGGCAGGGCGAAGTGGCCAGCAAGCATCTGATCTTCTCCATCACCCCGGATCCGCAAACCCGGCTGGCCAAGCTGAAAACCAACGAATGCCAGATTATCCCCGCCCCGCTGCCGGAACAGTTTGACGCCATCAACGCCGATAAAAACCTGCAGCTGCACAACATTACCGGCCTGAACGTCGGTTATCTGGCGTTCAACACCCAGAAAAAGCCGTTCGATAACCTGCTGGTGCGCCAGGCGCTGAGCTATGCGGTGGACAAGAAGGCGATCGTCGCCGCGGTGTTCAAAGACAGCGGTACCCCGGCCTATTCGGTGCTGCCGCCGGGCATGCTGGGTTACAACGGCAAGCTGCCGGAGTACGGCTACGATCCCGAGAAGGCGCGCGCGTTGCTGAAGCAGGCCGGGCTGGAGAAAGGCTTCGAGACCGATATCTGGTCGATGCCGGTGCAACGCCCTTACAACCCCAATTCCAAACGCATCGCCGAGATGATCCAGAGCGACTGGGCCAAGGTAGGGGTAAAGGCCAAGATTGTCACCTGGGAGTGGGGCCAGTATCTGGCCGGGCTGCGCAAAGGGGAACAACAGAGCGCGCTGTATGGCTGGGTGTCGGATAACGGCGATCCGGACAACTTCGCCACCCTGCTCAGCTGCGCCGGCGTGCAAAGCGGCGCCAACGTATCGCGCTGGTGCGACAAGGACTACGATCGGCTGATCCAGCAGGCGATTCAGGTGAGCAAACCGGAAGAGCGCGCCAAGCTCTATCAGCAAGCGCAGGTGATTTTCGCCCAGCAGGCTCCCTGGCTGCCGTTGGCGACCGGCAAGGTGTTCTACGCCACCCGCAGCAACCTGAGCGGCTACGTGGTTGACGTGAACGGCAGCGACTTCGCCAAGGCCAAGCTGAACTAA
- a CDS encoding flavin reductase family protein, translating to MTHFRPVALEHASRLLNHGPTVLITSRSRDGAKRNLMAAAWSMPVEFSPPRIAIVVDKGAHSRQMIEESGAFGICVPAAMFIDTTYAVGSVSGLEEDKFSRFNITAAPSATLNVPLIEQGCVAWLECRLLPESGAQEKYDTCFGEVLSAAADERVFQHGRWNFADADASLHTIHHLGAGNFIRSGDTLRAKTP from the coding sequence ATGACTCACTTTCGCCCCGTCGCCCTCGAACACGCCAGCCGCCTGCTCAACCACGGCCCGACGGTATTGATCACCAGCCGCAGCCGCGACGGCGCCAAACGCAACCTGATGGCGGCCGCCTGGTCGATGCCGGTAGAGTTCAGCCCGCCGCGCATCGCCATCGTGGTGGACAAGGGGGCGCACAGTCGGCAAATGATCGAGGAGAGCGGCGCGTTCGGCATTTGCGTGCCGGCGGCGATGTTCATCGACACCACCTACGCCGTCGGCAGCGTCTCCGGGCTGGAAGAGGACAAGTTTTCCCGCTTCAATATCACCGCGGCCCCCAGCGCCACGCTGAATGTGCCGCTGATCGAACAGGGCTGCGTCGCCTGGCTGGAGTGTCGGCTGCTGCCGGAGAGCGGCGCGCAGGAAAAATACGATACCTGCTTTGGCGAGGTGCTGAGCGCGGCGGCGGATGAGCGGGTGTTCCAGCATGGCCGCTGGAATTTCGCCGACGCCGATGCGAGCCTGCACACCATCCATCACCTGGGCGCCGGCAATTTTATCCGCAGCGGCGATACGCTGCGGGCCAAAACGCCCTGA
- a CDS encoding winged helix-turn-helix transcriptional regulator: MAFPGDVYSSKCSARDALALISGKWVMLILPALAARPMRNGELLRRVEGISQKVLTQTLRQLERNGLIERLDFSVKKAAHVEYRLTAVACSLVDTLATLDRWAEYHFPELDAARERYDANN; this comes from the coding sequence ATGGCGTTTCCCGGCGACGTGTATTCCAGCAAGTGCTCTGCGCGCGATGCGCTGGCGCTGATTTCAGGAAAATGGGTGATGCTGATCTTGCCGGCGCTGGCCGCCCGGCCGATGCGCAATGGCGAACTGTTGCGGCGCGTCGAGGGGATCTCGCAGAAGGTGCTGACGCAAACGCTGCGGCAGCTGGAACGCAACGGCCTGATTGAACGACTGGACTTCAGCGTGAAAAAAGCGGCGCACGTTGAATACCGCCTCACCGCCGTGGCCTGTTCGCTGGTCGACACCCTGGCGACGCTCGACAGATGGGCCGAATACCACTTCCCCGAACTGGATGCCGCCCGCGAACGTTACGACGCCAATAACTAA
- a CDS encoding NAD(P)H-dependent oxidoreductase codes for MKVLIVLAHPEPRSFNAHLAEQARLAYQAQGHQVKVIDLYQEGFDPREGAGNYPGRKNADKFDPMQEQRHHWNNQQLPAEVQRHIDLLREADMLILQFPFWWFGAPAIIKGWMDRVFVYGGLYDSRHRHENGVMRGKRALLAVTAGASAQACAPDGRDGDMRLMLWPIMHALHYIGFSVLESFLVYGVRGGLAGEELRAQTAALAQVAQDYRARLGSLAAWPEVPFNRNEDFTAELALKPGAPEYSPFVRHRDPV; via the coding sequence ATGAAGGTTCTGATTGTACTGGCGCATCCCGAACCGCGATCCTTTAACGCGCATCTGGCGGAGCAGGCCCGGCTGGCTTATCAGGCGCAGGGGCATCAGGTAAAGGTTATCGATCTCTATCAGGAAGGCTTCGATCCGCGGGAAGGGGCAGGCAATTATCCCGGCAGAAAGAACGCGGACAAATTCGATCCGATGCAGGAGCAGCGGCACCACTGGAATAACCAACAATTGCCCGCAGAGGTCCAGCGCCATATCGATTTGCTGCGCGAGGCCGATATGCTGATCCTGCAATTTCCCTTCTGGTGGTTCGGCGCGCCGGCCATCATCAAGGGCTGGATGGATCGGGTATTCGTTTACGGCGGTTTGTACGACAGCCGCCACCGCCATGAGAACGGCGTGATGCGCGGCAAGCGGGCGCTGCTGGCCGTTACCGCCGGCGCTTCCGCTCAGGCCTGCGCGCCCGACGGCCGGGATGGCGACATGCGGCTGATGCTGTGGCCGATCATGCATGCGCTGCACTATATCGGTTTTAGCGTGTTGGAGTCGTTTCTGGTCTATGGGGTGCGCGGCGGGCTGGCGGGCGAGGAACTGCGGGCGCAAACCGCCGCGCTGGCGCAGGTGGCGCAGGATTATCGGGCCAGATTGGGCTCCCTGGCGGCCTGGCCGGAGGTGCCGTTCAATCGCAACGAAGATTTCACCGCTGAGCTGGCGCTGAAACCCGGCGCGCCGGAATACAGCCCGTTCGTGCGGCACCGCGATCCGGTTTAG
- a CDS encoding Exc2 family lipoprotein: MKRLKSAALLLPLLALSACANHAGSAEQHARHYVYQTRDDFDPQFRTHVNGSIKNAIPMFEQFYQLGKKDRAAGVARSAAQKKADYLASAEFQQGMERKNVFINHSYSGTANAKYKRVLSQEAVGAFWDGYEGR; encoded by the coding sequence ATGAAAAGACTGAAAAGTGCGGCGCTGTTGTTGCCGCTGTTGGCGCTCAGCGCCTGCGCCAATCACGCCGGCAGCGCGGAACAGCACGCCAGGCACTACGTTTACCAGACTCGCGACGATTTCGATCCGCAGTTCCGCACCCATGTTAACGGCAGCATTAAAAACGCCATTCCGATGTTCGAGCAATTTTATCAGCTGGGCAAAAAAGACCGGGCGGCGGGCGTCGCCAGAAGCGCAGCGCAGAAGAAGGCCGATTACCTGGCCAGCGCCGAATTCCAACAGGGAATGGAACGCAAAAACGTATTCATCAATCACAGCTATAGCGGCACCGCCAACGCCAAATACAAGCGGGTATTGTCGCAGGAGGCCGTTGGCGCTTTCTGGGACGGCTATGAAGGGCGCTGA
- a CDS encoding DsbA family protein, with protein MLKRSIAAALLMLLLLLLPAAHAADYRAGEQYTRLDKPVATAPAVVEFFSFYCGPCYQFADTYRVGSTVAQALPAGEKLTKYHVSLMGKLGNELTEAWAVATVLGVEDKIEGAMFDAVQKQRAVNSAEDIQRVFTAAGVDAATYENARHSLLVKGLIARQNEAVKALDVRATPSFYVAGKYKIDNAGMASTSVEGYAKEYAAVVRYLLDTQP; from the coding sequence ATGTTAAAGCGTTCGATTGCCGCTGCGTTACTGATGCTGCTGCTGCTGCTGCTGCCCGCCGCCCATGCGGCCGATTACCGTGCGGGCGAGCAATACACCCGGCTGGATAAGCCGGTGGCCACCGCGCCGGCGGTAGTGGAGTTTTTCTCCTTCTACTGCGGCCCTTGTTATCAGTTCGCCGATACCTATCGCGTAGGCAGTACCGTTGCTCAGGCGCTGCCCGCCGGCGAGAAGCTGACCAAGTATCACGTCAGCCTGATGGGCAAACTGGGCAATGAGCTGACCGAAGCCTGGGCGGTGGCGACGGTGTTGGGCGTAGAAGACAAGATTGAAGGGGCGATGTTCGACGCGGTGCAGAAACAGCGCGCCGTCAACAGCGCCGAAGATATTCAGCGGGTGTTCACGGCGGCCGGCGTGGATGCCGCTACCTATGAAAACGCGCGCCACAGCCTGCTGGTCAAAGGATTGATCGCCAGGCAGAACGAAGCGGTGAAGGCGCTGGACGTGCGCGCCACACCGTCGTTCTACGTTGCCGGCAAATACAAGATAGACAATGCCGGCATGGCCAGCACCAGCGTTGAAGGCTACGCCAAAGAGTACGCTGCGGTGGTGCGTTACCTGTTGGATACGCAGCCCTAA
- a CDS encoding acid phosphatase yields the protein MKFLQKSTLALCLFTAGALPAFSVYAAEEAQPFTTAQQVDLTRILPPPPANDSAQTRRELQEVVDMQQKRTPEMASQAKADAQENVWVYGNVMGPKFNAKALPAVGAFFDRIVATEAAVVDPAKDFWKRPRPHMLDSRIEPIVKRSSSGSWPSGHTTLGTLMGITLANMVPEKRAEIMTRAWQYGDNRVVAGIHYPSDIEMGRIAGSVISQQISHQQDFQQQYRQARDELRQALDLPAEK from the coding sequence ATGAAATTCCTACAAAAATCGACCTTAGCCCTGTGCCTGTTCACCGCCGGCGCCCTGCCGGCGTTCAGCGTTTATGCTGCGGAAGAAGCGCAGCCGTTCACCACTGCCCAGCAGGTAGACCTGACGCGCATTCTGCCGCCGCCGCCGGCCAACGACTCGGCGCAAACCCGGCGGGAGCTGCAGGAAGTGGTTGATATGCAGCAGAAACGCACCCCGGAAATGGCCAGCCAGGCCAAGGCGGATGCGCAAGAAAATGTGTGGGTCTACGGCAATGTGATGGGGCCGAAATTCAACGCCAAGGCGCTGCCGGCGGTGGGCGCATTCTTCGATCGCATCGTTGCGACCGAAGCGGCGGTGGTCGATCCCGCCAAAGATTTTTGGAAGCGCCCACGCCCGCACATGCTGGACAGCCGCATTGAACCTATCGTCAAGCGCTCCAGCTCCGGCTCCTGGCCCTCCGGCCATACCACGCTGGGCACGCTGATGGGCATTACCCTGGCCAACATGGTGCCGGAGAAGCGCGCGGAAATCATGACCCGCGCCTGGCAATACGGCGATAACCGCGTGGTGGCGGGCATTCATTACCCGTCCGACATCGAGATGGGCCGCATTGCCGGCAGCGTGATCAGCCAGCAGATCTCGCACCAGCAGGACTTCCAGCAGCAATACCGCCAGGCTCGCGATGAGCTGCGCCAGGCGCTGGATCTGCCGGCCGAGAAATAA
- the leuE gene encoding leucine efflux protein LeuE, whose protein sequence is MLESFGVLNLWTYLAGVIFIIILPGPNTLYVLKTGVSRGVRAGYTAALGVFIGDAILIFCAYIGVASLIRTTPFLFTLVRFLGAIYLLFLGAKILYATFVQKAAAQQQQVEGSHSILRKSLTLSLTNPKAILFYVSFFVQFIDFNYAHTGLSFTILALILESVSFIYMTTLIFSGAMLAHFFNHKKGLAKLGNGLIGLLFLGFATRLATLSS, encoded by the coding sequence GTGTTAGAGAGTTTTGGCGTCCTGAACCTGTGGACCTATTTGGCCGGTGTGATCTTCATCATCATTTTGCCGGGCCCGAATACGCTGTACGTGCTGAAGACCGGCGTATCACGCGGCGTGCGCGCCGGCTATACCGCCGCGCTGGGGGTGTTTATCGGCGATGCGATCCTGATTTTCTGCGCCTATATCGGCGTGGCCTCGCTGATCCGCACCACGCCGTTCCTGTTTACCCTGGTGCGCTTCCTCGGCGCTATCTACCTGCTGTTCCTTGGTGCGAAGATCCTCTACGCCACCTTTGTGCAAAAGGCCGCAGCGCAACAGCAGCAGGTTGAAGGCAGCCACAGCATTCTGCGCAAATCGCTGACGCTAAGCCTGACCAACCCCAAGGCAATCCTGTTTTACGTCTCGTTCTTCGTGCAGTTTATCGACTTCAACTATGCGCACACCGGGCTGTCGTTCACCATTCTGGCGTTGATCCTCGAGTCGGTCAGCTTTATCTATATGACCACCTTGATCTTCTCCGGCGCAATGTTGGCGCACTTCTTCAACCATAAGAAAGGGTTGGCCAAATTAGGCAACGGTCTGATCGGCCTGCTGTTCCTCGGTTTCGCCACCCGCCTGGCGACCCTGAGCTCCTGA